TTCTTTTGAACAGCCTTTTTCTGTTCCTTAGGCTTTACTGTCTTGCCCTTAGAACTGGtatcatcatcatcgtcaGAGAATTCAACTATATCTTGGACATTTTCGTAATCTGAACCTGAGTCTTCATCGTTACTTTCGTCGCTATCACTAGAATTTAAGGCGATGTCATTAGCAATGTTgatatcttcttcttctgacAGGTCGTCATCCTCCCTTGTTCTCTTGGATACCATAGTGCTAATATAGTCAACAATCCAGTTATACTAAGCAACTCAGAATATGAAAAGACTATGTTTACTTTTCTTTATTGCTTGAAATAGTTGAAAGATGAAGTACATTTATCTTTAAGCTCATCGCGCCCAAAATTTTTCACCGAAAAAGGAACGCGGCTATTCAACAGTAGACATTTAACTCATTACTAGATCGCTATATTTCCAAGAAGCTATTTGCAGGGCACTCGGTTTGCTAGTTTGCGTTGTAACAATTACTGAAACTAGTATTTGCTGCTACCCATGGAGTTAGCAATTCAGTCGGCGTTTTCTTGGTTTTTCTCATTTTTAGAAGGTTACTGACTAAACCCGCTAAATGCTCAAAAGATTTGCAGATATATGCGCAAAACGCTCGGTAGATAGCTACCTTAAGCAATCATTCCCTAGTAAGTTCGATAATGTGGTTGTAGCAATGTCTAGTGGTGTTGATTCTTCCTTATGCGCTGCCCTCTACTCCAGCTTTCCAAATGTACGAGGAATCTACATGCAGAATTGGTCCCAACAGGCTGATGCTCGCTCTAGCGAAGAGAAGGACACTCCTTGCTATGAGCGTGATTGGAAGGACGTCCAGAAAGTCGGTGCTCATCTAAATATACCAGTCGAAAGAACGAATTTTGAAAATGACTACTGGCTAGACGTCTTCGAACCAATGCTAAAACAGTACGAATCGGGTTTCACACCAAATCCAGATGTGAATTGTAACCGCTTTGTGAAGTTTGGAGCGCTGCGCACACTACTGGATAAGAAGTACGGTAAAGATAACTACTGGCTTGTTACCGGCCACTATGCCCGAATCCTATCGCATACAGACACCCTGGAACCACATTTACTGAGAAGCTACTACGCTGCCAAGGACCAGAGCTACTACCTATCTCAGATCGATCCCACATATCTAAGTCGGCTATTAATGCCAATGGGCCACCTGCTTAAAGCAGAAGTCAGACAGTGGGCCTCAGAGCTATCGCTGCCGACTGCCAGCAAACCAGACTCACAGGGAATATGCTTTGTAAATCAACAAGGGCCTTTTAAGAATTTTCTAAAGGAGTACTTACCTGCAAACCCCGGAGATATTATCACCGTTGATGAGCTCACGCATGAGCGCAAAGTCTGGGGAAAGCATGATGGTCTGTGGTCCTACACGATAGGCCAGAAGATCGGGCTATCCATGCCGCAGGGCGATCCAAGGTACAAAGGAGCCTGGTACGTCAGCGACAAAAGTATTAGTAGAAACGAGCTTATTATAGTTAGAGGCCAGAATAACCCAGCGCTGTACAAGAGTGCACTAACAGTCTCGGAGTTCATCCCTCTCGGACACACAGAAGAAGTGAGGGACAGCATGGACGACGCAGTCTCTAAAGGCAACTTGTACATTCAGTTTCGGTCACTCCAGCGTCCCATAAAGGTAACCCGTTACGACTGGCAGCAATCAGTAATTCGTCTGCATCTCGCCGAGGATCAGCGCGCTATAGCTCCCGGTCAGTTCTGCACCGTATACAGCGGCCCAAGGGTTCTCGGCAGCGGCCCCATCTCTCCCTAGCCTGAGCCCTACCACCGCTGCCCGCCGTCACACCACGAGCTAATCGCAATGATCACGTGACGTAGATCTTGGCACACAGTTTTTCTGCTGTGGGCGAAGGGTGGATCCCGTAAATCCGCGGCAGTACCTGGCCAACTACTCTTATAAAAAGCATATATAACCCACATCTATAAGCGCACTGCTAAACCTCCTCCGCTCCGCACTGTTAAACTGCAACTGCTCAACCTACCAACTCTGACCCGCATTCCACCACTATGCCATACCAACGTGAATTGCTGTTCGCTACCGAAGCCGTCCGGAAAGCTTCTCTACTCACCAAAAAAATCCAAAGAGCTATGCTCCGCGACCATGAAAGCCCACTTATAAAGAAAGACCATTCTCCTGTTACACTTGGTGATTATAGCGCGCAAGCTATTATAATTAACGCAATTAAGGTCAATTTCCCACAAGATGAAATTATTGCCGAGGAGGACACTACCGATCTTCGTGACAGCTTTTTAGAAAGAATACTAACTGAGCTAAGGACTGGTGATGATCTGTATAATAAGTTGGGACGTAAAGATATCGAATTCACTAACTCCGACTACCCCCTAACTGACATCAACGATCTTCGTAAGATTATAGACTTAGGGAACAGCAAAGGAGGAGAAAAAGGCAGATTCTGGAGTATTGACCCCATAGACGGAACGAAGGGGTTTGTCAGGGGCCAGCAGTTCGCTGTTTGTTTGGGTCTAATTGTTGATGGTTCTCCCGTATTAGGTGTTATCGGCTGTCCAAACTTGCGCTTCAGTGAGTTCGGCGACAAGGATATCACGGAAGACGACTCAGGTTACATCTTTAAAGCTTTATCTAACTGCGGTACTACCTATTCTCCAACGTTAGCCGACGATTGGCGCACTGCAAAATGTAATGTTGTTACAGATACTTCTAAAATGACGTCGCTGGAGAGCTATGAAAAGTCACACTCTTCTCGCGAAACGCAGCAGCAGATCAAATCAAAGCTGCAAATTACTAGGACGTTTTATCTTGACTCACAGACAAAATACTGCCTACTAGCCGCCGGCGTAGCCGATCTTTATTTACGGCTGCCCAAAAATAACGGGTACCAGGAAAAAATCTGGGACCACGCCCCAGGGTCAGTGATCCTGCATGAAGCTGGGGGCGTCGTTTCGGATGCTTTAAGTGGCGACCAGCTGGACTTCTCGCGGGGCAGATACCTCTACTCCAACGGAATTGTTGCCAGCTGCGGTGGTCCCGCGCTGCACCGCCGTATCGTGGATGTTTCGTCGGACGCGATGAAGTCGCTGACCAGGCCGCAGTGAGGTGCACGGGTGGTCGTCGAGCCTAATGTTCAAAGAGTCGATGCCTTACGGTTTAAATGGAATAATTAACACACTGTGTTGCTGCACAATATTCGATAAATACTTAATATATACAAGAATCATCTAAGTTGTCCCAGACATAGAATATAGGTTTAGTTCCTCGCCCTTTCGAAAAGGTCGTATTCGGAAGGACTTTTGCCACATGAGAGTATTATAAGAAGGAGTTATACTAGCAAGGGTTTTTCTGGaattaataaaatatattgaaTTGCAATAGCTTTATTTTGCAGGGAGAAGGAAGAAACTATTCTTCAGGTGATTACTTCAGTAACTTACGAACGGAGTACTAAGAAGAAAGTAGGGGTGCCTGTTGAGTGCTATTGAGAGGTTATTAGAGGTGAGTTGTACTGGCTttataaaaataaaaaaagAGCGTAAGCGTTAATTAACGAAAATTGGCCATGTTGTTGTTTCCAGGAGTTGAGAAGTCCCTGAGTCTTGTTGTAAATGACAGTTTTTTCCTAAGATTCAACACGACTAGTTTGAATGAGTCCATTGGGCTTCCTGGAATGTTTTCTACATTTTCGAGGCCTCACTTGTTGGTTTTAAGGTCTTTAGCAATTGCTTCTTCTGTGTCTTCTATTATTGCGGGCTTCATTGGTATTCATTTGTTGACGTTTATAGATAGCCGAAGAAAGGTATTTCGTCATCATATGTTGTTgtttttgattttttttgACTTGTTGAAAGCTTTGGTATTATTGGTTTACCCGGTATTGCTACTTATATGGGACAATGTTTATACGAGACCCGGGCTACTTGGTGCAATGGGTTGGCTAACAGCGTATGCAATTGAGGGCGCGGATATTGCAATTGTTATATTTGCTATACATTTTGCACTATTGATATTCAAACCTTCATGGAAATGGGTAAATGAGACAACAGGAAACGTGGAAGGTGGATTTTATGGCTGGAGGCGTTTTATGTATCCATTGGCTGGTGTGCTACCGATGCTTTTAGCAAGTATTGCATTTATCaattttgaagatgtttACTACTTTTCAAGGCCGTTAAATGTGGTATTAGATAATAACAGTTTTCACTTTCCACTGCAGCCTAGAGTTGGCGGGTATAAACCACTCAGTGTATGGTGTTATTTACCTCCTTATCCTTACTGGTACAAGTTGGTTTTGTCCTGGGGTCCTCGATATGTCATATTTGTCTCCATCTGTGGCATATACATCAGCATCTATATATATGTCTCGCAGAAGAGCAAAAAGCTTAAGAAAGAATTCAGAGAATTTAGGAGAAGAAATTCTGACAGCGGAGAGCATTCATCGGTTGCTCCACTTATTGGGAAAGGCTCTTTTCGTCATAAGTTGCAATACATCAAGCAGAGGCTTCGCCTAAAGTCTTTAATAAAGGATATACGAAATTTCGTACTTATTATTTCAGAGGAGAACGAAGCGGATCGTCACCCAAACTTTAATGGCAAAGGATTGAATTCCTACGATCAAGAGACAAATCCAACTGCGGCCTTCAAGAACACATCGAATCCGCCTGAGAACTATAATTTATGGGCAACATGTCCACCTTCACAGAGGAGTATGTTGGTAAAAAGTCCTCCCCATGAGAACCTTCAGTTAGAAAATCCCAATGCGACGAGACCTGCGTCTGCTGGAACTTCTGTTGCACGGCCATCTCAACTTAGTAGCCCACCAATTTCTGCGAACCCTCCTTCCTCAGACTCTAATCCGCTAGCAAAGTATTTGCAACCAAAATTACCACCAATATCGCAATCTTTGTCGGATCTAGAGGGTTTGCCAGATTTTAGTTTAGCAGAGCCAGACATTTCAGCTTTTCCTCCGTCGTTGGAGGGCCCTGATTTTACCGGTCATCGGGTACATCCTACAGTGATAAATCTAAAAGATGTCGGGAGGGAGTTCCACAGAGAAACATACCAAGAGTTCAAGCTCAGGAGAAGTCAGATCAGGAGACAATTAAAAGCGATATTCATATATCCATGTGCTTATTTACTCCTATGGATCTTTCCTTTCATTGTTGACTGTACACAATATCGCCGTGAGATGCGCGTAGGGCCGCTGGTTTGGCTTGCTTTTGTATCTGCATTTATGCAGCCATTAAACTGCGTGGTTGATGTGCTAGTCCTTAGTTACAGGGAAAGGCCATGGCGTTACTCTTGGTCCTGCATTGAAAGACAAAAGCTTTTGAACAAATATATATTGAAGGGTGAAATAGGTGAAAATATAATTATGGAGCTTGCTTCAAGCAAGGCGGGTAGGCAAGGCTGGTATTACCGCGGAAAGTGGATGAAGTTGGAGTGTTGGAAGCACAAACCAGAACGTTGGAAACAGATTTGTTGGTATATTTTGAGAACCTTCAAAGGCATATTTAAATTCAAATTAGATTACAATGATAATTGCGACGATTGGGCATATTGGAATGACTATTATAGAGGGAAGGAAGGGTGCAATAACACAGAACATTCTACTTCTGAGCAAGGTGCCACTGGTCCTCCCCAAGAACGGGCTGCTGCACAACAGCCCGATTTGACGAATGTTATTAAAGTCCCAATTTGGTGGCGAATCATTCACTTCTCTCCTATGATGAGGGGCATAGACCTTGATGATTTGGACAGAGAGATCAGATTACGAAGCGAAGAAAACAATATTATCGGTCCTAACGTCCAGTTCATGGGTAATTATCAACATAACGACAGTCACGTATCTTCGAGAGATTACTTGCCTATTACATCTGCAAGACTTGAACAAAACAATAGACAACTACCTGGCAACGATTATCTAACTTTGGAACCACCGAAAAGGATTCCTTTAGCAAATGGACAGTCAAATTCTGCATACCTAGATGGTAGATCGTTTGCCTCGAATACAAACGTTAGCGGCTCTGAAGTTTCCCACAGTAATCTCCCTGGGATCGCATATGATTCAGACAACCATTCTGTATCGGATACGGAAAGTCGCAAAATAGACATACTGGACTTCTTGAAAGGTTAACATTGACTTTCTGAAAAGTTGTTAACTATATTCTATCAATAGCATTAGGCGAAATGTAGCAGAGCTTTAAGCTATGAAATATTTAGCATTAACTGCCTTTAAGGTACCATTAATTATCAAGCAATAAAACTCTTTATTTACATTCAATTGTTCTACCGTGTATACTGTTCCAATCACCTTTTACCCTATAAACGCACAATGGTTTTATCTGACGTAGATTTAAACGTCACTAGTCACAGTTTTAGAAAGTCTCTTAGTGACTACAAGAAAGGAGAGTATCCACTTCAAGATAAAAAAAGTCGTATATTTAACGCTAACCAACTCGGATCTAATAGGCTATTTACCTATCTGTCTATTTATCAAATCAACACTAGTCTGATGGGGCATGATTCCTATAGCACGGTTCCTTTAGAGCTAAAACTATTGCTCACTACTATTAATTGCGCGAAGCTGTTCCCAAATACAACTGATGCAAGATATTCGGATAAGGCAAGACAAATCATACAACAGTTAACAACTCGCTCAGATGCTCATGATGTTTTTGTGCTTGCAGTTCAAGAATTTAGTTCTCTTTGGCAGGCAGCTTGTCCTGGTTTAGTGCGTACTTATCTCGACAACCTTGCCCCAATTGTTTTACATTGTTTAAACAAGGATAAAGAATCAGCTTTGGAGCATAAGGTTTCCAGTGATAGTGTAGATGGTCCAGATGCCGAACCGCTACTTTGTATGTCTAGTGTTTCTCCTTCTGCTGGTAGCGGTGGTTTAGCTCAAGTCCCCATAAATGGTAAGCAATTATTCCGCCACGTAACTTCAAGTGCCATTGGGGCAATTGGTATAATGATATTTGCAAGGAACGATATATCGGTTCAAGATTTGCAGTTTTGCAGTGTACGCTGTGGTCTTTTCAATTCCAGCCTAAAGGGTGCTACTGCTGTGCAGATTCTGCTCTCTAAGTTCGAACATACGCACAAGTTTACCTTTATTTCTGCGCATTTCACAGCAAGTGATGGTCATAAGAAACTTCTGCGGCGTATTAATGATGGAAACACGATAATGAAAGCTCTTAAGGCACAGTTTGGTGGTATTTTTGACGGTTATGTCTTTCTTCTGGGAGATCTCAATTTCCGGCTCCACTACAGCCAAGAATCCAACACAAAGTACAATGATAGAGAGGTTACTAAACATCTCTTGGAGGAGCAAGACGAACTAAATTCCATTAGGGCAACTGGAATCCTCTTCCATGACTTCAAGGAGCCTGTGATCACATTCCCGCCCACCTACAAGTATCATCTCGGTTCTGGCGACAAATATGTCTACAACCTTACCAGACAACCTTCATGGTGCGATAGGATACTTTACAAAAGtgcaaataataatataacGGTCCATGAATATAGGTCGATTGACAGAACTCCCCATTTGGAATTCACTGACCACCAAGCCGTTACGATGAGCGTCAGTACACCATTACTATATCAAGCATCACCTTTTTCTTTACAAAAAAACAATATTACAGAAAGACTTCATATCGGACATATTGCGGACAGGTTCATATATGTTACATGGTATATTCATGAAATATACGGGGTGCTTGGAGATATTTTGACTATTTTGTTACTAGTAGTCGTGGTAACTGGAATTATATGGTGCGTACATAATGATTGGTGATATTTAGACATTTGGGAATGAAAAACTATTAACCAGGTTCATGAGATGACCTATATGACCTACTTAAAGAATAAATTGTGAATGTTAGGGAAGTTCAATCGTCGAAGTATTAATAATTTTAGACGTTTTAATCATAAAGTAATAAATATGGAAGGAATTTCTAGTGTATATGACTCgaagaaaagaagaagcaCTGAAAGCCCGACCGAAAGCAGTGCCAGCGAAATCTCGTCTAACAGTGATGTCAAGGAAGTCAAAATCACGAAACGTCTCAGAAAAAAGAATTTAGGTTCTGGAGAATTGCGTGATAGTGTTGGTTTCAAATTAAAAATGCAAGACTCAGGCACAGCGAGT
This window of the Eremothecium sinecaudum strain ATCC 58844 chromosome VII, complete sequence genome carries:
- the GPR1 gene encoding Gpr1p (Syntenic homolog of Ashbya gossypii AEL089C; Syntenic homolog of Saccharomyces cerevisiae YDL035C (GPR1)) encodes the protein MLLFPGVEKSLSLVVNDSFFLRFNTTSLNESIGLPGMFSTFSRPHLLVLRSLAIASSVSSIIAGFIGIHLLTFIDSRRKVFRHHMLLFLIFFDLLKALVLLVYPVLLLIWDNVYTRPGLLGAMGWLTAYAIEGADIAIVIFAIHFALLIFKPSWKWVNETTGNVEGGFYGWRRFMYPLAGVLPMLLASIAFINFEDVYYFSRPLNVVLDNNSFHFPLQPRVGGYKPLSVWCYLPPYPYWYKLVLSWGPRYVIFVSICGIYISIYIYVSQKSKKLKKEFREFRRRNSDSGEHSSVAPLIGKGSFRHKLQYIKQRLRLKSLIKDIRNFVLIISEENEADRHPNFNGKGLNSYDQETNPTAAFKNTSNPPENYNLWATCPPSQRSMLVKSPPHENLQLENPNATRPASAGTSVARPSQLSSPPISANPPSSDSNPLAKYLQPKLPPISQSLSDLEGLPDFSLAEPDISAFPPSLEGPDFTGHRVHPTVINLKDVGREFHRETYQEFKLRRSQIRRQLKAIFIYPCAYLLLWIFPFIVDCTQYRREMRVGPLVWLAFVSAFMQPLNCVVDVLVLSYRERPWRYSWSCIERQKLLNKYILKGEIGENIIMELASSKAGRQGWYYRGKWMKLECWKHKPERWKQICWYILRTFKGIFKFKLDYNDNCDDWAYWNDYYRGKEGCNNTEHSTSEQGATGPPQERAAAQQPDLTNVIKVPIWWRIIHFSPMMRGIDLDDLDREIRLRSEENNIIGPNVQFMGNYQHNDSHVSSRDYLPITSARLEQNNRQLPGNDYLTLEPPKRIPLANGQSNSAYLDGRSFASNTNVSGSEVSHSNLPGIAYDSDNHSVSDTESRKIDILDFLKG
- the INP54 gene encoding phosphoinositide 5-phosphatase INP54 (Syntenic homolog of Ashbya gossypii AEL090C; Syntenic homolog of Saccharomyces cerevisiae YOL065C (INP54)), producing MVLSDVDLNVTSHSFRKSLSDYKKGEYPLQDKKSRIFNANQLGSNRLFTYLSIYQINTSLMGHDSYSTVPLELKLLLTTINCAKLFPNTTDARYSDKARQIIQQLTTRSDAHDVFVLAVQEFSSLWQAACPGLVRTYLDNLAPIVLHCLNKDKESALEHKVSSDSVDGPDAEPLLCMSSVSPSAGSGGLAQVPINGKQLFRHVTSSAIGAIGIMIFARNDISVQDLQFCSVRCGLFNSSLKGATAVQILLSKFEHTHKFTFISAHFTASDGHKKLLRRINDGNTIMKALKAQFGGIFDGYVFLLGDLNFRLHYSQESNTKYNDREVTKHLLEEQDELNSIRATGILFHDFKEPVITFPPTYKYHLGSGDKYVYNLTRQPSWCDRILYKSANNNITVHEYRSIDRTPHLEFTDHQAVTMSVSTPLLYQASPFSLQKNNITERLHIGHIADRFIYVTWYIHEIYGVLGDILTILLLVVVVTGIIWCVHNDW
- the SLM3 gene encoding tRNA-5-taurinomethyluridine 2-sulfurtransferase (Syntenic homolog of Ashbya gossypii AEL087C; Syntenic homolog of Saccharomyces cerevisiae YDL033C (SLM3)), whose product is MLKRFADICAKRSVDSYLKQSFPSKFDNVVVAMSSGVDSSLCAALYSSFPNVRGIYMQNWSQQADARSSEEKDTPCYERDWKDVQKVGAHLNIPVERTNFENDYWLDVFEPMLKQYESGFTPNPDVNCNRFVKFGALRTLLDKKYGKDNYWLVTGHYARILSHTDTLEPHLLRSYYAAKDQSYYLSQIDPTYLSRLLMPMGHLLKAEVRQWASELSLPTASKPDSQGICFVNQQGPFKNFLKEYLPANPGDIITVDELTHERKVWGKHDGLWSYTIGQKIGLSMPQGDPRYKGAWYVSDKSISRNELIIVRGQNNPALYKSALTVSEFIPLGHTEEVRDSMDDAVSKGNLYIQFRSLQRPIKVTRYDWQQSVIRLHLAEDQRAIAPGQFCTVYSGPRVLGSGPISP
- the MET22 gene encoding 3'(2'),5'-bisphosphate nucleotidase (Syntenic homolog of Ashbya gossypii AEL088C; Syntenic homolog of Saccharomyces cerevisiae YOL064C (MET22)); translation: MPYQRELLFATEAVRKASLLTKKIQRAMLRDHESPLIKKDHSPVTLGDYSAQAIIINAIKVNFPQDEIIAEEDTTDLRDSFLERILTELRTGDDLYNKLGRKDIEFTNSDYPLTDINDLRKIIDLGNSKGGEKGRFWSIDPIDGTKGFVRGQQFAVCLGLIVDGSPVLGVIGCPNLRFSEFGDKDITEDDSGYIFKALSNCGTTYSPTLADDWRTAKCNVVTDTSKMTSLESYEKSHSSRETQQQIKSKLQITRTFYLDSQTKYCLLAAGVADLYLRLPKNNGYQEKIWDHAPGSVILHEAGGVVSDALSGDQLDFSRGRYLYSNGIVASCGGPALHRRIVDVSSDAMKSLTRPQ